Proteins encoded in a region of the Myxococcales bacterium genome:
- the rplL gene encoding 50S ribosomal protein L7/L12 has product MSLTQDQVIDYLSTLTVMDIVNLTKALEDKWGVKAAPVAVAGPAGPAAPAAPAEVQTEFTVILKAKGASPINVIKVVREITGLGLKDAKDLVDGAPKEVKANVPKAEADEIAKKIKDAGGEVEVK; this is encoded by the coding sequence ATGTCGCTCACGCAAGATCAGGTCATCGACTACCTCAGCACCCTCACGGTCATGGACATCGTCAACCTCACCAAGGCCCTCGAGGACAAGTGGGGCGTGAAGGCCGCGCCGGTCGCCGTCGCCGGCCCCGCCGGCCCGGCCGCCCCCGCCGCGCCCGCCGAGGTCCAGACCGAGTTCACGGTCATCCTCAAGGCCAAGGGCGCCTCGCCGATCAACGTCATCAAGGTCGTCCGCGAGATCACCGGCCTGGGCCTCAAGGACGCCAAGGACCTGGTCGACGGCGCCCCCAAGGAGGTCAAGGCCAACGTGCCCAAGGCCGAGGCCGACGAGATCGCCAAGAAGATCAAGGACGCCGGCGGCGAGGTCGAGGTCAAGTAG
- a CDS encoding 50S ribosomal protein L10 — translation MDRAGKAEILGEIQEAFANVASVVIADYRGVTVPVVTAMRDDFRKNGCHYRVLKNSLVKIAVKGGSMEPMSALMVGPTAVIWSNETPQIAAKIALKWAKDEPKFTIKGGFFDGKVLDAQGVDALSRMPGKDEIRASLLMTFLAAPQDLVRTVIAGPQNFMYVLDARKRALEGAA, via the coding sequence ATGGACAGAGCAGGCAAGGCCGAGATCCTCGGCGAGATCCAAGAGGCATTCGCCAACGTCGCCTCGGTCGTGATCGCGGACTACCGCGGCGTGACCGTGCCGGTCGTCACCGCGATGCGCGATGACTTCCGCAAGAACGGATGCCACTACCGCGTGCTCAAGAACTCGCTCGTCAAGATCGCCGTCAAGGGCGGCTCGATGGAGCCGATGAGCGCGCTCATGGTCGGCCCGACCGCGGTGATCTGGTCCAACGAGACCCCGCAGATCGCGGCCAAGATCGCGCTCAAGTGGGCCAAGGACGAGCCCAAGTTCACGATCAAGGGCGGCTTCTTCGACGGCAAGGTCCTCGACGCCCAGGGCGTCGACGCGCTGTCGCGCATGCCGGGCAAGGACGAGATCCGCGCCAGCTTGCTCATGACCTTCCTGGCCGCCCCGCAGGACCTGGTCCGCACGGTCATCGCCGGTCCCCAGAACTTCATGTACGTCCTCGACGCCCGCAAGCGGGCGCTCGAGGGTGCCGCCTGA
- a CDS encoding 50S ribosomal protein L1, with amino-acid sequence MAGKKYKKAIEGWEPTKKYSVDDACAIIPKAKVSTKWDETVDVAVRLGVNPKYADQMVRGSVVMPSGTGKTKRVLVICKTEKVKDALEAGADYAGNDEYINKIKDENWFEFDTLVATPDMMVSVGKIGRVLGPRGLMPNPKVGTVTADVAKAVKELKAGRVEFRVEKAGVIQTPIGKASFQPEALAVNLRALLDQLIKLKPSTAKGTYVRSITISTTHGPGIKVDTAAYVGVVKD; translated from the coding sequence ATGGCTGGTAAGAAATACAAGAAGGCGATCGAGGGCTGGGAGCCGACCAAGAAGTACTCGGTCGACGACGCCTGCGCGATCATCCCCAAGGCCAAGGTCTCGACCAAGTGGGACGAGACGGTCGACGTCGCGGTCCGCCTGGGCGTGAACCCCAAGTACGCCGACCAGATGGTCCGCGGCTCGGTCGTCATGCCCTCGGGCACCGGCAAGACCAAGCGCGTCCTGGTGATCTGCAAGACCGAGAAGGTCAAGGATGCGCTCGAGGCGGGTGCCGACTACGCCGGCAACGACGAGTACATCAACAAGATCAAGGACGAGAACTGGTTCGAGTTCGACACCCTCGTCGCGACCCCGGACATGATGGTCTCGGTCGGCAAGATCGGCCGCGTCCTCGGTCCCCGCGGCCTGATGCCGAACCCGAAGGTCGGCACGGTCACCGCCGACGTCGCCAAGGCGGTCAAGGAGCTCAAGGCCGGCCGCGTCGAGTTCCGCGTCGAGAAGGCGGGCGTCATCCAGACCCCGATCGGCAAGGCCTCGTTCCAGCCCGAGGCGCTCGCGGTCAACCTGCGCGCGCTGCTCGATCAGCTCATCAAGCTCAAGCCGTCGACGGCCAAGGGCACGTACGTCCGGTCGATCACGATCTCGACCACCCACGGCCCCGGCATCAAGGTCGACACCGCCGCCTACGTCGGCGTCGTCAAGGACTGA
- the rplK gene encoding 50S ribosomal protein L11 — protein MKKVTALIKLQCPAGKANPSPPVGPALGQHGLNIMAFCKEFNSRTAQMGDLIIPVLITAYADRTFTFVTKTPPASILLKKAAKIESGSKEPNKNKVGQVTTQQVREIAEHKLTDLNTTSVESAMRTIMGTARSMGLEVVD, from the coding sequence ATGAAGAAGGTCACCGCCCTCATCAAGCTGCAGTGTCCCGCTGGCAAGGCTAACCCCTCGCCGCCGGTCGGACCCGCGCTCGGCCAGCACGGCCTGAACATCATGGCGTTCTGCAAGGAGTTCAACTCCCGCACCGCGCAGATGGGCGACCTGATCATCCCGGTCCTCATCACCGCCTACGCCGACCGCACGTTCACCTTCGTGACCAAGACGCCGCCGGCGTCGATCCTGCTCAAGAAGGCGGCCAAGATCGAGAGCGGCTCCAAGGAGCCGAACAAGAACAAGGTCGGCCAGGTCACGACCCAGCAGGTCCGCGAGATCGCCGAGCACAAGCTCACCGATCTCAACACCACCTCGGTCGAGTCCGCGATGCGGACCATCATGGGCACCGCCCGCTCGATGGGCCTCGAGGTCGTGGACTGA
- the nusG gene encoding transcription termination/antitermination protein NusG — protein MADATSNPADTTDAAPGASPLVAQMKWYIVNTYSGHENKAKLTLLERVRNNGLSEYFGEVLVPTESVMELKAGQRRTTTRKFFPGYMFVQMVLDDRTFTLVKNTPKITGFLGGMKPTAVPEREITGLQTTVTEGKQKPRAKVSFEVGDNVRVTEGPFANFSAKIEEVKADKQKVKVSVSIFGRSTPVELDFTQVEKA, from the coding sequence ATGGCTGACGCGACGTCGAACCCCGCGGATACCACCGACGCCGCGCCCGGCGCCTCGCCGCTCGTTGCGCAGATGAAGTGGTACATCGTGAACACCTACTCGGGTCACGAGAACAAGGCCAAGCTGACGCTCCTCGAGCGCGTCCGCAACAACGGCCTGTCCGAGTACTTCGGCGAGGTCCTGGTCCCGACCGAGAGCGTCATGGAGCTCAAGGCCGGCCAGCGCCGCACGACCACGCGCAAGTTCTTCCCGGGCTACATGTTCGTGCAGATGGTCCTCGACGACCGCACGTTCACGCTCGTCAAGAACACCCCGAAGATCACCGGCTTCCTGGGCGGCATGAAGCCGACCGCGGTGCCCGAGCGCGAGATCACCGGCCTCCAGACCACGGTCACCGAGGGCAAGCAGAAGCCCCGGGCCAAGGTCTCGTTCGAGGTGGGCGACAACGTCCGCGTCACCGAGGGCCCGTTCGCCAACTTCTCGGCCAAGATCGAAGAGGTCAAGGCCGACAAGCAGAAGGTCAAGGTCTCGGTCTCGATTTTCGGGCGCTCCACGCCGGTCGAGCTTGACTTCACCCAGGTCGAGAAAGCATAA
- the secE gene encoding preprotein translocase subunit SecE → MVVTLTAGVVLYRHDRIHTLANEVASELGKVTWPTPKEVRAATIVVIVMSIISALVLGVFDLVWSNLTELVYG, encoded by the coding sequence ATGGTCGTCACCCTCACGGCCGGGGTCGTCCTGTATCGCCACGATCGGATCCACACCCTCGCCAACGAGGTTGCGTCCGAGCTCGGCAAGGTCACCTGGCCAACCCCCAAGGAAGTGCGTGCTGCGACGATCGTCGTCATCGTGATGTCGATCATCTCCGCGCTCGTCCTCGGTGTCTTCGACCTCGTCTGGTCGAACCTGACGGAGCTGGTGTATGGCTGA
- a CDS encoding tetratricopeptide repeat protein → MTRTLARLALLTVATLVGCGGRAHPAAPRPPDSTQASSERSPDSDLAAATPIKAAVGDPSARPGTGAGKVYDLEEIKLVVSRDPGGDETIDAVAPSTLLDEGRAALAAGRPVEAIAVFRRLAAEFPASRLAPSALYYVGVVYEGLGDTTSAITSYRDVVTHFPTGRESLDAHLRIAGLQAERQDWRGADGTLGEILLRADLGHADRLEAQARRGYVLMEQGQAPEAEASLKAAIATWNRAIRIDDRYYIAMAHYYLAELRHRAFAAVKLRTALDELKADLVQKEALAAAAYDQWREALELQDPYWALASGYQMSQIFFELWQTAVTSPYPDGLDPAARTYYTTEVHDRVRRHLTTAFDGHQMNVRLAGAYGVSNAWSEASKTRSIQVATILAREARGEMSAVVPPAP, encoded by the coding sequence GTGACCCGAACCCTCGCGCGCCTCGCCCTGCTCACCGTGGCCACGCTGGTCGGATGCGGCGGCCGCGCCCATCCCGCCGCGCCGCGCCCTCCTGACTCCACCCAGGCCTCCTCCGAGCGCTCGCCCGACAGCGACCTCGCCGCCGCCACGCCCATCAAGGCCGCGGTCGGGGATCCCAGCGCGCGCCCCGGCACTGGCGCCGGCAAGGTCTACGACCTCGAGGAGATCAAGCTGGTCGTGTCGCGCGATCCGGGCGGCGACGAGACCATCGACGCGGTGGCGCCGTCGACGCTGCTCGACGAGGGCCGCGCCGCGCTCGCCGCGGGGCGGCCGGTCGAGGCCATCGCGGTGTTCCGCCGGCTCGCCGCCGAGTTCCCGGCGTCGCGCCTGGCCCCGTCGGCGCTCTACTACGTCGGCGTGGTCTACGAGGGCCTCGGCGACACCACCTCGGCGATCACCAGCTACCGCGACGTGGTCACGCACTTCCCGACCGGCCGCGAGTCGCTCGACGCACACCTGCGCATCGCCGGGCTCCAGGCCGAGCGGCAGGACTGGCGCGGCGCCGACGGCACGCTCGGCGAGATCCTGCTGCGCGCCGACCTCGGCCACGCCGACCGGCTCGAGGCCCAGGCCCGGCGCGGCTACGTGCTGATGGAGCAGGGCCAGGCGCCCGAGGCCGAGGCCAGCCTCAAGGCCGCGATCGCCACGTGGAACCGCGCGATCCGGATCGACGACCGCTACTACATCGCGATGGCGCACTACTACCTGGCCGAGCTCCGGCACCGCGCGTTCGCCGCGGTCAAGCTGCGCACCGCGCTCGACGAGCTCAAGGCCGACCTCGTCCAGAAGGAGGCGCTGGCCGCCGCCGCGTACGATCAGTGGCGCGAGGCCCTCGAGCTCCAGGATCCGTACTGGGCCCTCGCGTCCGGCTACCAGATGTCGCAGATCTTCTTCGAGCTGTGGCAGACCGCGGTGACCTCGCCGTACCCCGACGGCCTCGACCCGGCGGCGCGCACCTACTACACGACCGAGGTCCACGATCGCGTGCGGCGTCACCTGACGACCGCGTTCGACGGCCACCAGATGAACGTCCGCCTGGCCGGGGCCTACGGGGTCAGCAACGCCTGGAGCGAGGCGTCCAAGACCCGCTCGATCCAGGTCGCGACGATCCTGGCCCGCGAGGCCCGGGGTGAGATGAGCGCGGTCGTGCCGCCGGCGCCGTAG
- a CDS encoding YjbQ family protein: MAATEVIDVRTTTRSETVDITALVRAAVRRSGVDDGIAVVFCKHTTAGLTIQENSDPQVRAAVLAHLTHAVPHGAGAVSAATNADAHVKSSLIGVSLALVVEAGKPVIGPWQAIYFCEFDGPRNRHVLVKVVGQRG; this comes from the coding sequence ATGGCGGCCACCGAAGTCATCGACGTGCGCACGACGACCCGCAGCGAGACCGTCGACATCACCGCGCTGGTGCGCGCGGCCGTCCGGCGCAGCGGCGTCGACGACGGCATCGCCGTGGTGTTCTGCAAGCACACCACCGCGGGCCTGACGATCCAGGAGAACAGCGACCCGCAGGTGCGCGCCGCGGTGCTCGCGCACCTGACCCACGCGGTCCCGCACGGCGCCGGCGCGGTCAGCGCCGCGACCAACGCCGACGCGCACGTCAAGTCGAGCTTGATCGGCGTGTCGCTGGCGCTGGTGGTCGAGGCCGGCAAGCCGGTCATCGGCCCCTGGCAGGCCATCTACTTCTGCGAGTTCGACGGACCCCGCAACCGCCACGTCCTGGTCAAGGTCGTCGGCCAGCGCGGGTGA
- a CDS encoding ATP-grasp domain-containing protein: protein MKVAFTHNLRLTDVRHSEKEAEFDSVDTVNAIATAIEAAGHEVEKVEVSGPASTLLERLEAIDPDLIFNTAEGQQGKLREALYPALFEELGIPYTGSDAYANAVTLDKWMTKLLVGRAGVDTPRACLVNPRNFDAVVERGPGLSFPVIVKPNHEGSSKGIYTGGPGAAGRDGSVVREAKDLGAVLKAALRSYPDGVLVEEYVEGTDILIGYIEGVGHDAGILAPVELLLETTADRPYNVWDYRLKNVEPGKVSFRCPAGIPRDIAARLRTISIEVIRTLGMRDIARLDFRVAPDGRIYFLEANAIPSLAPSAALFVATSQLGMGYGQTIASILNSAALRSGLATASQLGVSRRTSRVQPIRVGFTYNVKRDHDGDDEAEWDPPETIIAIANALARQGHIVVHLEATPDLPRVLAEADVDLIFNIAEGVEGRNREAQVPALCELLGVPYTGSDSATLAIALDKALAKKVLLQHDILTPKFQLMESPRERLSPDMKFPLIVKPNAEGSSKGIGATSVVDTEEELRAAVKVCVERYRQPALIEEYIAGREFTVGLLGDKRPRVLPPMEIKFKKNTERPVYNYEVKQEWEEHVFYECPAKLTDAEQKAMEKIARATFWALDCRDVARVDLRMDADGRIYVLEVNPLPGLTPGYSDLVLIAQAIGIQYDQLIAEIMAGGLRRMREKRREERESDKKEAAKAAADNVAAKYEKAAEKALDKAAKRMPRPPVVRPGDSAPLTQSSDGDSERTVVAVAPPPTTH from the coding sequence ATGAAGGTCGCGTTCACTCACAACCTCCGGCTCACCGACGTCCGCCACTCCGAGAAGGAGGCCGAGTTCGACAGCGTCGACACGGTGAACGCCATCGCGACCGCGATCGAGGCCGCCGGCCACGAGGTCGAGAAGGTCGAGGTGTCGGGCCCGGCCTCGACCCTGCTCGAGCGGCTCGAGGCCATCGACCCCGACCTCATCTTCAACACCGCCGAGGGCCAGCAGGGCAAGCTGCGCGAGGCGCTGTACCCGGCCCTGTTCGAGGAGCTCGGCATCCCCTACACCGGGTCCGACGCGTACGCCAACGCGGTGACGCTCGACAAGTGGATGACCAAGCTGCTGGTCGGCCGGGCCGGCGTCGACACGCCGCGGGCGTGCCTGGTCAACCCGCGCAACTTCGACGCGGTCGTCGAGCGCGGCCCCGGGTTGTCGTTCCCGGTGATCGTCAAGCCCAACCACGAGGGCTCGAGCAAGGGCATCTACACCGGCGGCCCCGGCGCGGCGGGCCGCGACGGCTCGGTCGTGCGCGAGGCCAAGGATCTCGGCGCGGTGCTCAAGGCGGCCCTGCGCAGCTACCCCGACGGCGTCCTGGTCGAGGAGTACGTCGAGGGCACCGACATCCTGATCGGCTACATCGAGGGCGTCGGCCACGACGCCGGCATCCTGGCGCCGGTCGAGCTCCTGCTCGAGACCACCGCCGACCGCCCCTACAACGTCTGGGACTACCGGCTCAAGAACGTCGAGCCCGGCAAGGTCTCGTTCCGGTGCCCGGCCGGCATCCCCCGCGACATCGCCGCGCGCCTGCGCACGATCTCGATCGAGGTCATCCGCACGCTCGGGATGCGCGACATCGCGCGCCTCGACTTCCGGGTCGCGCCCGACGGCCGCATCTACTTCCTCGAGGCCAACGCCATCCCGTCGCTGGCGCCGAGCGCGGCGCTGTTCGTGGCGACCTCGCAGCTCGGCATGGGCTACGGCCAGACCATCGCGTCGATCCTCAACTCGGCGGCGCTGCGCTCGGGCCTGGCCACGGCCAGCCAGCTCGGCGTCTCGCGCCGGACCAGCCGGGTCCAGCCGATCCGCGTCGGCTTCACCTACAACGTCAAGCGCGACCACGACGGCGACGACGAGGCCGAGTGGGATCCGCCCGAGACGATCATCGCGATCGCCAACGCGCTGGCCCGCCAGGGCCACATCGTCGTGCACCTCGAGGCCACGCCCGACCTGCCGCGGGTGCTGGCCGAGGCCGACGTCGACCTGATCTTCAACATCGCCGAGGGCGTCGAGGGCCGCAACCGCGAGGCCCAGGTGCCGGCGCTGTGCGAGCTGCTCGGCGTGCCGTACACCGGCTCGGACTCGGCGACCCTGGCCATCGCGCTCGACAAGGCGCTGGCCAAGAAGGTGCTGCTGCAGCACGACATCCTGACGCCGAAGTTCCAGCTGATGGAGTCGCCGCGCGAGCGCCTGTCGCCGGACATGAAGTTCCCGCTGATCGTCAAGCCCAACGCCGAGGGCTCGAGCAAGGGCATCGGCGCGACCAGCGTGGTCGACACCGAGGAGGAGCTCCGCGCCGCCGTCAAGGTGTGCGTCGAGCGCTACCGCCAGCCGGCGCTGATCGAGGAGTACATCGCCGGCCGCGAGTTCACCGTCGGCCTGCTCGGCGACAAGCGCCCGCGGGTGCTGCCGCCGATGGAGATCAAGTTCAAGAAGAACACCGAGCGGCCGGTCTACAACTACGAGGTCAAGCAGGAGTGGGAGGAGCACGTCTTCTACGAGTGCCCCGCCAAGCTGACCGACGCCGAGCAGAAGGCGATGGAGAAGATCGCCCGCGCGACCTTCTGGGCGCTCGACTGCCGTGACGTCGCCCGCGTCGACCTGCGCATGGACGCCGACGGCCGCATCTACGTGCTCGAGGTCAACCCCCTGCCCGGCCTGACCCCGGGCTACTCCGACCTCGTGCTGATCGCCCAGGCCATCGGCATCCAGTACGACCAGCTCATCGCCGAGATCATGGCCGGCGGCCTGCGCCGCATGCGCGAGAAGCGCCGCGAGGAGCGCGAGAGCGACAAGAAGGAGGCGGCCAAGGCCGCCGCCGACAACGTCGCCGCGAAGTACGAGAAGGCCGCCGAGAAGGCGCTCGACAAGGCCGCCAAGCGGATGCCGCGGCCGCCGGTGGTGCGCCCGGGCGACAGCGCCCCGCTGACGCAGTCGTCCGACGGCGACTCCGAGCGCACCGTGGTCGCCGTGGCGCCGCCGCCGACGACGCACTAG
- a CDS encoding HAMP domain-containing protein produces the protein MRIGTRITVATALSVTLTLSVYAAFEVRARADSRQRAIEREARSTALALRTTLETLGGDIDHVDPIRLTRDLGREFGRSGTGWRVTIVPTDAPAAPASPAATRPTLSPTQARRLAALSAAPQLALLERERGELVLALPLRAQSARGVEVTGMLELARPIAQLDAAWTDDLWRAVGWVVVITALTTTAVFLLTRSLMTRPMAKLLGGVDEVARGDLSHALLSERDDEIGAIAARFNDMTFSLRESRAETQRSADAKHTLEQRLAHTEKLATIGQIAAEIAHEVGTPLNVIAGRARATHKKIGDPEAVAKNVTIIEEQTARITRIIQRLLDFARRRVGPPGMTRVSLNEISLTTMELLGSQFAAAKVKTRLVRADGLPMVLADSDRIQQVLLNLLINAIQAMPDGGAVAVETSTITRQRPGLELAPEQAFVRIEVADTGPGIPPERRDKIFEPFYTSKDGQGGTGLGLAVCAGIVKEHDGWIEVDDASTGGAVFRMLLPAAASERARTEA, from the coding sequence GTGCGCATCGGCACTCGCATCACGGTCGCGACGGCGCTGTCGGTGACGCTGACCCTGTCGGTGTACGCGGCGTTCGAGGTCCGCGCGCGCGCGGACTCGCGCCAGCGGGCGATCGAGCGCGAGGCGCGGTCGACGGCGCTGGCCCTGCGGACCACGCTCGAGACCCTGGGCGGCGACATCGATCACGTCGATCCCATCCGCCTGACCCGCGATCTGGGACGCGAGTTCGGGCGCAGCGGCACCGGCTGGCGCGTCACGATCGTCCCGACCGACGCGCCGGCCGCGCCGGCCAGCCCGGCCGCGACCCGACCGACGCTGTCGCCGACCCAGGCCCGGCGGCTGGCGGCGCTGAGCGCGGCGCCCCAGCTGGCGCTGCTCGAGCGCGAGCGCGGCGAGCTGGTCCTGGCGCTCCCGCTGCGGGCTCAGTCGGCGCGCGGCGTCGAGGTGACCGGCATGCTCGAGCTGGCGCGCCCGATCGCCCAGCTCGACGCGGCCTGGACCGACGACCTGTGGCGCGCGGTCGGGTGGGTGGTCGTGATCACCGCGCTCACGACGACGGCGGTGTTCCTGCTGACGCGCAGCCTGATGACGCGGCCGATGGCCAAGCTCCTCGGCGGCGTCGACGAGGTCGCCCGCGGCGACCTGTCGCACGCGCTCCTGTCCGAGCGCGACGACGAGATCGGCGCGATCGCGGCCCGCTTCAACGACATGACGTTCTCGCTGCGCGAGTCCCGCGCCGAGACCCAGCGCTCGGCCGACGCGAAGCACACGCTCGAGCAGCGGCTGGCCCACACCGAGAAGCTCGCGACGATCGGCCAGATCGCCGCCGAGATCGCGCACGAGGTCGGCACGCCCCTCAACGTCATCGCCGGCCGCGCCCGCGCGACCCACAAGAAGATCGGCGACCCCGAGGCGGTGGCCAAGAACGTGACGATCATCGAGGAGCAGACCGCGCGGATCACGCGCATCATCCAGCGGCTCCTGGACTTCGCGCGGCGCCGGGTCGGGCCGCCGGGCATGACGCGGGTGAGCCTCAACGAGATCTCGCTGACGACGATGGAGCTGCTGGGCAGCCAGTTCGCCGCCGCCAAGGTCAAGACCCGGCTGGTCCGCGCCGACGGCCTGCCGATGGTGCTCGCCGACAGCGATCGCATCCAGCAGGTGCTGCTCAACCTGCTGATCAACGCCATCCAGGCCATGCCCGACGGCGGCGCGGTCGCGGTCGAGACCTCGACCATCACCCGGCAGCGGCCCGGGCTCGAGCTGGCGCCGGAGCAGGCGTTCGTCCGGATCGAGGTCGCGGACACCGGCCCCGGCATCCCGCCCGAGCGCCGCGACAAGATCTTCGAGCCGTTCTACACCTCCAAGGACGGCCAGGGCGGCACCGGCCTCGGGCTCGCCGTGTGCGCGGGCATCGTCAAGGAGCACGACGGCTGGATCGAGGTCGACGACGCCTCCACCGGGGGCGCCGTGTTCCGGATGCTGCTGCCGGCCGCGGCCAGCGAGCGCGCGCGGACCGAGGCCTGA
- a CDS encoding sigma-54-dependent Fis family transcriptional regulator has protein sequence MPATILVVEDDDAMRELLTEELADAGYRVRAANGGSAGLEAARSEPVDLIITDLRMPDLDGFDLIRDVGALPDPPHIIMITAFGSIETAIKAVKLGAYDYITKPFELEELILLAGKALSERSLRRQVARLQREVERQYGFENVVSRSEAMKEILGLVSRIASSTASVLITGESGTGKELIARAIHYNSPRAKAPFVAVNLAAVPETLIESELFGHKRGAFTDARADRLGLFAEADTGSIFLDEIGELALPLQAKLLRVLQEHEIRPLGGTKTQRIDVRIIAATNRNLEGMLVDGSFREDLYYRLNVIGLDLPPLRARPEDVMPLAERYLAQLGARSTPPRRLTLAPEAQQILLGYAWPGNVRELHNVLERGAALCRAEVIGADDLPGHVRERKPGDFLAAAVARHMTVADLEREYIERVLEDEGGNKTRAAQRLGLDRKTLYRKLEEYARQDGALAAARAPTGDGDA, from the coding sequence GTGCCGGCCACGATCCTGGTCGTCGAGGACGACGACGCCATGCGCGAGCTCCTCACCGAGGAGCTGGCCGACGCCGGCTACCGCGTGCGCGCCGCCAACGGCGGCTCCGCCGGGCTCGAGGCCGCGCGCAGCGAGCCGGTCGATCTGATCATCACCGACCTGCGCATGCCCGATCTCGACGGGTTCGATCTGATCCGCGACGTCGGCGCGCTCCCCGATCCGCCGCACATCATCATGATCACGGCGTTCGGTTCGATCGAGACCGCGATCAAGGCGGTCAAGCTGGGCGCGTACGACTACATCACCAAGCCGTTCGAGCTCGAGGAGCTGATCCTGCTCGCGGGCAAGGCGCTGTCGGAGCGGTCGCTGCGCCGGCAGGTGGCGCGGCTGCAGCGCGAGGTCGAGCGCCAGTACGGGTTCGAGAACGTGGTGTCGCGGTCCGAGGCGATGAAGGAGATCCTGGGGCTGGTCAGCCGCATCGCCAGCTCGACCGCGTCGGTGCTGATCACCGGCGAGAGCGGCACCGGCAAGGAGCTGATCGCGCGCGCCATCCACTACAACTCGCCGCGGGCCAAGGCGCCGTTCGTCGCGGTCAACCTGGCGGCCGTGCCCGAGACGCTGATCGAGAGCGAGCTGTTCGGCCACAAGCGCGGCGCGTTCACCGACGCCCGCGCCGATCGGCTGGGGCTGTTCGCCGAGGCCGACACCGGCTCGATCTTCCTCGACGAGATCGGCGAGCTGGCGCTGCCGCTGCAGGCCAAGCTGCTGCGCGTGCTCCAGGAGCACGAGATCCGCCCGCTGGGCGGCACCAAGACCCAGCGGATCGACGTGCGCATCATCGCCGCGACCAACCGCAACCTCGAGGGCATGCTCGTCGACGGCAGCTTCCGCGAGGATCTCTACTACCGGCTCAACGTCATCGGGCTCGACCTGCCGCCGCTCCGGGCCCGGCCCGAGGACGTGATGCCGCTGGCCGAGCGCTACCTGGCGCAGCTCGGGGCCCGCTCGACGCCGCCGCGGCGCCTGACGCTGGCGCCCGAGGCCCAGCAGATCCTGCTCGGGTACGCCTGGCCCGGCAACGTGCGCGAGCTCCACAACGTGCTCGAGCGCGGGGCGGCGCTGTGTCGCGCCGAGGTCATCGGCGCCGACGATCTGCCGGGCCACGTCCGCGAGCGCAAGCCCGGCGACTTCCTGGCCGCGGCGGTGGCCCGCCACATGACCGTGGCCGACCTCGAGCGCGAGTACATCGAGCGCGTGCTCGAGGACGAGGGCGGCAACAAGACCCGGGCGGCGCAGCGGCTCGGGCTCGATCGCAAGACCCTGTACCGTAAGCTCGAGGAGTACGCCCGCCAGGACGGCGCGCTCGCCGCCGCGCGGGCGCCGACCGGCGACGGCGACGCGTAG
- a CDS encoding NUDIX hydrolase, whose translation MGDVRFEIDHDEVVGQGGFLTIRRLRMHNRRADGSRSAGYVCDFVQRPYAQDAVVILLWHRDAAGAVQVLLRVGMRPALAFGRDPGRAPVPDRRTDGWLVELPAGIVEVDDHGRAGLLARAAAEAHEEGGFAIAPAALVVLGAGVYPSPGSMPEKYYFVAAEVEPGAQQALGGDGSPMEEGAETAWWPLDRAIAAGVAGELEDGKTELGLRRLRDHLEGRR comes from the coding sequence ATGGGCGACGTCCGGTTCGAGATCGATCACGATGAGGTGGTGGGGCAGGGTGGGTTCCTGACCATCCGACGGCTGCGCATGCACAACCGTCGCGCCGACGGCTCGCGCTCGGCGGGCTACGTGTGCGACTTCGTGCAGCGTCCCTACGCTCAGGACGCGGTGGTGATCCTGCTGTGGCACCGCGACGCCGCCGGCGCGGTGCAGGTGCTCTTGCGCGTCGGCATGCGGCCGGCGCTGGCGTTCGGCCGCGACCCGGGCCGCGCGCCCGTGCCCGATCGCCGCACCGACGGCTGGCTGGTCGAGCTGCCGGCGGGCATCGTCGAGGTCGACGATCACGGCCGCGCCGGCCTCCTGGCTCGGGCCGCGGCCGAGGCCCACGAGGAGGGCGGCTTCGCGATCGCGCCCGCCGCGCTGGTCGTGCTGGGCGCTGGCGTCTACCCGAGCCCGGGCTCGATGCCCGAGAAGTACTACTTCGTCGCGGCCGAGGTCGAGCCCGGCGCGCAGCAGGCGCTGGGCGGCGACGGCTCGCCGATGGAGGAGGGCGCCGAGACCGCGTGGTGGCCGCTCGATCGCGCGATCGCGGCGGGCGTCGCCGGCGAGCTCGAGGACGGCAAGACCGAGCTCGGGCTGCGGCGCCTGCGCGATCACCTCGAGGGCCGGCGATGA